In Halosegnis marinus, one genomic interval encodes:
- a CDS encoding Hsp20/alpha crystallin family protein, with the protein MRRDDRDDPFDDFFREIERMMEEMTGGNVDISAEADAGFGDDAHFSVQTADDAVRVVGDLPGIDKDGLDVKCDGRTLTVVARSERREYEERLDLPAPVDEHTAAASFNNGVLEVTLERADDSADIDLR; encoded by the coding sequence ATGCGCAGGGACGACCGCGACGACCCCTTCGACGACTTCTTCCGCGAGATAGAGCGGATGATGGAGGAGATGACGGGCGGGAACGTCGACATCAGCGCCGAGGCCGACGCCGGCTTCGGCGACGACGCGCACTTCTCCGTACAGACGGCCGACGACGCGGTCCGCGTCGTCGGCGACCTCCCGGGCATCGACAAGGACGGCCTCGATGTGAAGTGCGACGGTCGCACGCTCACCGTCGTTGCCCGTTCCGAGCGCCGCGAGTACGAGGAACGCCTCGACCTCCCCGCGCCCGTGGACGAACACACCGCCGCCGCGTCGTTCAACAACGGCGTCCTCGAAGTGACGCTCGAACGCGCCGACGACTCCGCCGACATCGACCTCCGGTAG
- a CDS encoding proline dehydrogenase family protein, whose amino-acid sequence MLPPIASNFVAGESVPTALAHTRELNEGGVGAILNLLGEHYDDRANAAADAAVYRELIAQIGESDLDARVSVKPSQIGLDVGPDTFEENLSAVVDAAAEHDAFVWVDMEDHTTVDTTLDAFEANVTEYPNMGLCVQSNMKRTRDDLERLVELPGTVRLVKGAYDPPKEIAYKEKADVNRAYREDLAYLFEHADRVAVGSHDPAMVQRAKELHDEFGTPFEVQMLMGVREDEQFDLAAQGYDVYQYVPFGDKWLSYFYRRVRERKENALFALRALVSG is encoded by the coding sequence ATGCTTCCGCCCATCGCGAGCAACTTCGTCGCGGGCGAGTCCGTGCCGACCGCGCTGGCACACACCCGTGAACTGAACGAGGGGGGCGTCGGGGCCATCCTGAACCTCCTCGGCGAACACTACGACGACCGCGCGAACGCGGCCGCCGACGCCGCGGTCTACCGCGAACTCATCGCCCAGATCGGCGAGTCCGACCTCGACGCGCGCGTCTCCGTGAAACCGAGCCAGATCGGGCTGGACGTCGGACCCGACACCTTCGAGGAGAACCTCTCCGCCGTCGTGGACGCCGCGGCCGAGCACGACGCCTTCGTCTGGGTCGACATGGAGGACCACACGACCGTGGACACGACCCTCGACGCCTTCGAGGCGAACGTCACGGAGTACCCGAACATGGGGCTGTGCGTCCAGTCGAACATGAAGCGCACGCGCGACGACCTCGAACGGCTGGTCGAGCTGCCGGGAACGGTCCGGCTGGTGAAGGGCGCCTACGACCCGCCGAAGGAGATCGCCTACAAGGAGAAAGCCGACGTGAACCGCGCGTACCGCGAGGACCTCGCGTACCTGTTCGAGCACGCCGACCGCGTCGCGGTCGGGAGCCACGACCCCGCGATGGTCCAGCGGGCGAAGGAGCTCCACGACGAGTTCGGGACGCCGTTCGAGGTGCAGATGCTGATGGGCGTCCGCGAGGACGAGCAGTTCGACCTCGCCGCGCAGGGGTACGACGTGTACCAGTACGTCCCCTTCGGCGACAAGTGGCTCTCGTACTTCTACCGGCGCGTGCGCGAGCGCAAGGAGAACGCGCTGTTCGCGCTGCGGGCCCTCGTGTCGGGCTAG
- a CDS encoding DUF502 domain-containing protein, whose amino-acid sequence MLPSSWKRDFASGLVILVPILATAFVVVYIYTAILGVAVATNVFPDGIPTEAYVPLTLLFFALLVLAVGYLMRTAVGDIVEGVLDDVFNRLPGLRIVYNASKMAAETALSGTDELQAPVKLETWHGHRMTAFKTGKTTDDGRDVLFLPTSPNITTGFVIEVEPHEYEVTDERVEDALTRVLSAGFGESREREVPAGLVGDDEDEKETGAEPDAED is encoded by the coding sequence ATGCTGCCCTCCTCGTGGAAACGGGACTTCGCAAGCGGTCTCGTCATCCTCGTCCCCATCCTCGCCACGGCGTTCGTCGTGGTGTACATCTACACCGCCATCCTCGGCGTCGCGGTGGCGACGAACGTGTTCCCCGACGGCATCCCCACGGAGGCGTACGTCCCGCTCACGCTGCTGTTCTTCGCCCTGCTGGTGCTCGCGGTCGGCTACCTGATGCGCACCGCCGTCGGCGACATCGTCGAGGGCGTCCTCGACGACGTGTTCAACCGCCTGCCCGGCCTGCGCATCGTCTACAACGCCTCGAAGATGGCCGCCGAGACGGCGCTGTCGGGCACCGACGAACTGCAGGCGCCCGTGAAGCTGGAGACGTGGCACGGCCACCGGATGACCGCGTTCAAGACCGGGAAGACGACCGACGACGGCCGCGACGTGCTGTTCCTCCCGACCTCGCCGAACATCACCACCGGCTTCGTCATCGAGGTGGAGCCCCACGAGTACGAGGTGACCGACGAGCGCGTCGAGGACGCGCTGACGCGGGTGCTGTCGGCCGGCTTCGGCGAGTCGCGCGAGCGGGAGGTGCCGGCCGGGCTGGTCGGCGACGACGAGGATGAGAAGGAGACCGGCGCGGAACCCGACGCGGAGGACTAG